The sequence GACACGCGCGAGCGGCCCGATCGAGTTCGCGCTCGACTGTGGGCCCATCGTGTGTCTGCGCACCGGCGGCAACGAGCTACAGGCGCTCGACCCCGCGACCGGCGACGTGCGCTGGCGCAGTGACCGCTGGCTGTGGGGCTGGCCGTACGGAGGCCGGCTGATGGCCAACATCAGCGGCTTCGGTCCGATGGAGCAGTACGTCGTGATCGATGCGCTGACCGGCCGGCAGTTGGCCGACCTGGGCAAGTGGGAGCTGTACCAACTCGATGTCGGCGGTCGGCTGGTCGGCATACGACGGCATCCCGACGGAGGGATGCTCGTCAGCGAGTTGGACATCGCCGCCGGAAAGGTGCGCATTGTGGACGTGCTGCCCGATGCCACCGGGGAGTGTCAGGCGATCACCGGTTACCTGGTGTGCAGCGCCGCCGCGGCCGGCTCCTACCAGCTCTGGAAACTGGCCGACTGATCACCAGTTGGCCTGGGCGGGCGGCGGGGGCAGCGGCACCGAGTCGTGTCGCAACACGTACGCCACCCCGCCGCTGCCGCGCTGCCAGACCGCCTCGAAACCCCGCCGGGGCACGGTACGACGGACCGCGTCGTCGTCCGAGGCGTACGGGTCGTTGAGCACCGGGTCGCCGTCGGCGGTGAAGCCGACCAGCACCATCAGGTGCCCTCCGGTGTCGTACCCGAGCCCCGGCACCTCGTCGGCGCGGAACGCGGCGGAGACGATCAGGGGGATGCCGGCGGCGACGAACGCCTCCGCCTCGGCCAGCGACCGCAGTCGGGTGACGAACGCGTTCACCCCGTGCAGACCGGCGTACGCGGTGTTGAACGGCCAGTTGCCGGCCCCGGCGTACGCGTGGTCGTAGCAGTGTCGGGCGGCGTGCACCACCACCGGACGCGGGCCGGACGGCTCCACCCAGGCGTAGCGGTCCGGGGTCGGCCCGGCGCCCCAGTAGGCGAGCACCATCGAGGTGCAGGTGGGGCTGCACCAGGAGTCGCCGCCACCACCCCACTGCGGATACTGGCCGGCGTGCAGCCGCTGCGAGTAGCGGGGCACGTCCAGCACCCGGCCCCAGGCGGCGGACGAGGTGGGCTCCTGCGCGTACCAGTGGTCGGGGGTCGTGGGCCCGGTGGCGACCGCGCCGATGCTGCGCAGCACCGGGCCGGTGGGGCTGCCGG comes from Micromonospora vinacea and encodes:
- a CDS encoding peptidase C39 family protein, whose protein sequence is MTTAAPPTRRDIAYRGFHLPADTASGSGDGLRASGRGLALDGVASRGTWTSPPVPVGFAVAEVVPSWTADTPDGCWIEVDLRGWHDDAPSTDWYRLARWAAGDHTVRRTSLPGQRDGAARVDTDTLIMTGATVTGWQARVTLCRPAGSPTGPVLRSIGAVATGPTTPDHWYAQEPTSSAAWGRVLDVPRYSQRLHAGQYPQWGGGGDSWCSPTCTSMVLAYWGAGPTPDRYAWVEPSGPRPVVVHAARHCYDHAYAGAGNWPFNTAYAGLHGVNAFVTRLRSLAEAEAFVAAGIPLIVSAAFRADEVPGLGYDTGGHLMVLVGFTADGDPVLNDPYASDDDAVRRTVPRRGFEAVWQRGSGGVAYVLRHDSVPLPPPPAQANW